From the genome of Cygnus olor isolate bCygOlo1 chromosome 29, bCygOlo1.pri.v2, whole genome shotgun sequence:
TGTTAATTTGTCAATTCATATTCTCTCACTTTGTCAAAACGCTAGTTTCACAACCCCAAAACTGATTTCAAGCAGGAAACCctctgcaaattaaaaacaaaaatacaaaaattataaTCTCTATATTTATATTGATTGGAATCCTCCAGCATTTGTGAAATCACTTTCAGAGATGAATTTTGGGACCCTCCACAACTTCTCCATACAAGCCACACTCCAGTTCAGTATTCCCCTTCACGAATACTTCTTTCTCACAGTCTCCTTTGCTGCTTATTAGTCCACAGCTCCAATTAAATAGAGAGTAATTGGCTGGACAGTGTTACTTTGGTGACCGAGGTGGCACATACTGCTCCTTGCCGATACGTCGCGGTGCTCCCTGAGGCGATGATCTGCGTCCAAATTGGCGCCTCTGTTCCCTGattttcccagcagctccccggggaGGCCCGTTGCCTCGGAACCCCGAATAATCCTTCATTCGACCTTCAACCTTGTCGTGAGGCTTCTCCAAAGCCTTCTCAGGTGTACCATTTTCTTCGTTTTTGGCAGGGGGAACTATGTTGGTGCGAAGTTCCCTAAGAGGCTGAACAGGAACTGGAGGAGGTTCCTTTGGGGGCTTCTGGCAGACTTCAGCGTAACTTAGCTTGCGTGGTTCCTTTGGGACCAAGGGAGAAGAGCAAGGTTTACATACCAGAATACCCACAGTGTTCTTCCACACTATTCCAAGGCCACATACAGGGAGTGATTAAGCCCCAGCTGTGGCCAACTGCACAGAAGAGCTCCCACGTGCTACAACTGCACACCTGAGTGAAAGCTCCCCAGGTTGTCCACTCAGCCCCTGCTCTGGACCTTACCTGCATCaacacagcaggagctgcactTGCATTAGTAGAAGACGAAGCGGTATTTGTCCTTGGTGGCTTTGCAGCACTgacaggacagacagacacgGACGGAGAAGTGTGGCTCGTAACATCTTTCTGAACAGCCACTTCTTCCGGTTTGCTGTCTGGCTGAACTGTGCTGTTAAATCAAGAACAAGTTAACATTTAAGACTACTAACACAGAAATCAATGTTTGAGGAGATCTTTGAGGCCACAACTGCAGtttttgcagaacagaaaggTTCAGCTTTTATTGCCacaatttgttattttcatctAGTGGCATCTAGAGAAGCTACCTaccacaaacagagaaggaaggacAGACATTATTGCCACCTTGCAGAACTCCAGCTACAATCTTAGTCAGAACACCCAAGTTTTAATACTCTCAGTTTAAGTAAACTGCATACCTTAACACCACAGCTTCACTCTGACCTGATGAACTCGCACTTGTCACAGGCTGTTGGACAGTGCTGTGCGTCTGTTCTTCCTGAGCAGGAGTCGGACAGCTGGACAGCAACTCTTTGCTTTCCTGTACAGAAAGAGTAAGTtgcaaaatatggaaaaaaaatagcagatgCACTTAAATTGCTCCTCATGACAGTACAAGAGAAGGGGGATATTTCCAAAGGCTGTCAATTATAGAAATTCTACTTCTGGACCATCAGCTCTAAACTAATCATCCTTTATATGGGTGAAACCCATGGATAAACCCCCAAATCAGTCTTTTATCACACAAATTATCAACGCCTAAGTTCCACCAGCTCAAGTAGCAAATTCACCTGGATACAGCCCTTGCCTAAACTACACACAAGCTGTTCCTACTTCAACAGCCAACAGTCCTCATTTGCCTGCTTTATGCCAAAACAGTACTGAGCTTACAGTAGTTAACTACAGATGCTTCAGGAAGCCAAAGAAATCCAagaacagaaaggcagaaaagcactTAATATGATGTACAGACTTAAAGCTGCACATTAGAATGCTTTAACACAAACAATTCTTTCagcaggggagaaggaagaCACAGCATATccatatttctgtttgcatgcCAGAGATGAGCAGGtaccttttctttgcagattcCTTTAACAATGTCAGACAtcctgctctccagcacagGCTCTCCTGGTAtttttgctgtgctgccaggcAAAGGTGGGAAATTTGATGCTAGCAAGTCAAACTTTGGTGTTGGAGTCTTGGTTTCTGCTGAAGGCTGAGGTctctagagaaagaaaatgttaacaaagACATGACACAGCACTGATAGTACTGAAAGCAAGTGCTGGTGAGTTTTCTAGAAACACTGAATGCCCACAACAATATCAAGAATTTAAGGACTATGCCATTCCTTCAATAAATGCAAAGCCAATGCGCTGCACTTCACATAACTCCTTGCAATAAGGAAGTGGAACTTACCGAGATCCGGTCATCTTCTCGTCTTCTTCGACCTCTGAAAATGTTCCTCCTGTGAAGGCAAAACCAAGTCACTAAGTGCATTCATCTAGCTCAAGCACACAGCTGCACAAAAGGGACCCTGTGGCAGCGGGATTCGCAGCAGCCTACTGATGTTTCTCAAGACACAGTGCCGGGCTGTTCTCCATCTTCAGGAGGTCAAAGCTCTTATACGGCTGGAACGCAGCCAACACGGgaaacaatttctcttttctctccccacaGAGGAGGTACCCTAAGCATTGTATCCGAATGAGCACAGTGATAATTAGACTGCAATATTATAGAATAATATTCTATAACTTCATACAAATAAACTTATCTACCTGATTTCTCACTTCTCTACCTTGGTCTCTTAGTTTTTAAGCGTCTTAAATCTGAATTAATacacaaaagattaaaaacagttGATCTTACAAAGTTTAGGAGCATCACATTCCTAAACTGAGGATTTGCTTATTATTTACACCaagaaaaatactgactttAATTCATCAACTGTTTTTATACAGGAGACTAATAAGTCCTTCTGAAATAATGACACCTTACTATCTTCCTGTAAGGTATTTGTCAGAACTAACAGGCGCGCAGCCAAGCAGGAAACCTTCACGCCCACAGTTGAGTATTTATCATGCTCCATGTATTTAGATGTCACTTTTCCCCGGTCACTGTTTACAGCAATATATACTGTGCTAATGGTTGATGATCCTTGGTTCAAAGTCATTTCAGCCTCCACCACCATGCCCCAACCGCATTGTTGTGTCACAGCAAATAAGCAAACAGAGGTCTTTACCTGCCCCTGCCAATGCCATAATCTCCATTCTGCTCTATCTGCGCGGTAGGAGAATCCTTCTGGGAATACCCTTGGTCTTGGTGCCCAGTTAACGTACTGTTATGGCGCTCCATAACAAAATTCCTTGAGTTGGTTCTGTTCAGTGGTCCGTCCCCCATTGACACGGTACTGGCAGCAGCTGGACCCTCCACGGCATGTTCGGAGCTGTTTGATGATCGGAAGTGAGGCTTCACACTGCAGGACACACAGACAAGAGGCTCTGCAGTCCAGAGTTTAAAGAACAAGAGGCAAAGCTACCACCAACTACAGTTTGTAGCTGACAAGAAAGGAGAGGTTAGCACGTACTGGAACTTCACCAGACAAGTCTTGGTTCCTGAACTTTCCTGAACACTTATGAAGAACAGAATCTGTTCTTCCTTACCTTCATCTACTCCTTTCATTCTAGCTCTCTCGCAACCTCCCTTCCTGTCAAGCACTGCCAGTACAAGAAAACACGGAGATCACTGCCTGACAGagaccaaaggaaaacaaaggccACAGAACGAGGGGAGGCACAAGAGCCAGAATAACCCAAACCTGGACCTGCAGCATGGGCACAGGGCTTTGGAAAGTGAGCTGGAGAACTAAGCCAAGCCTGAGGAACAAAACTTACTTCACCACGagcaaaaaaatgaactgaaacaaGAAGCTGGGAGTAGTCAATGACTGAACAGGGTGAAGAAAACAGGGTAGATAAGGCTAGGGTAGCTGAGAGCCCACATCCCCAAGGGCCTGAAAGGCCAGGATCTTAGCCCCACTGCTCTTGTTACCAAAAACCCACAGGACTGACTCTGCAGTTTACACTACCTCAAACCTTTTACCCAGTTATTGATTATTCAGCATCAAAGCTGTATTTCCTTTGAACTGTGCATGCTCAGTGTTACTACTTGTTAAAGCTCAGGGTCTTACACAGAGAATTACCCAGAAAAACTCCGACCcaccagaaagcagaacaaaacccaTCTTTTAATATCCCAGTACTGAGCGTTCAAATTCATCTGCTTTGCCAAAGACAATTTAAATTAGCTTTTAGATGGCTGGACATAAAATTATCAACAGTAGCACTGTAGGTTTTGTCACAAAACCCAGCCTTCCTTTCCCACAAGGATGTTGCAACAAATCagggcaaaataaatataaccagcttaaacaaatgttttgctaCAGACAAAAATCCAATATTTAACTAGTGACCGTCTGTACGGCAAAACAAATGAAGCTTAATGAGTCAGGGCAGAAAcctaaaagcagcagctgaacgAGCGTCTCTGAATGAACTCTTCTGCAGTTCCAGAGACAATACACCAAACAAAGATTAATTTATACTTGGCTCCTTTAAGCAGCAGTAAGAACCAGTTTCTAGGCCCCAATAAGGGCAAGTTTTCTATCAGCAACAAGCACAGGGAAGAGGAGGTAAGCCAACTAAGTTCTCCCATATTGTTCAGCTCGCTCTTAAAACGGAAAGGGTTCTCAGGTCTTTGTTCAGCCCTCAGATCTCATAATCTTACCCGTCATTGAGAAGGCCACAGTCTTACCTGGgcagaagagcaaagcagaaaagacaaggaaagataagaaggaaaaaaaagagcagagaggaagagaaatgatgtcaaagaacaaaaagaaggaaaagcatgaAGTGCAGGCTGCCCAGACAACTGACTGTTGGACCTGTTCTCTCTTAGCGCGATACTTGATCATCACTGGGCCAAACCTTCAGGGCTGTGCATCACTGTTACTTTGGCAGTCCCCTGCTTGCAGAGGAGTCCTGCTGAAGCATAATTCCTGTCTGCTTCTAGAACATGAAGATTTATTActgcaaaagcagagctttgTATGAGCACAACAGTTGAGCAAGATTAATAGGAAAGATAAGACAACCAAGACAGACCAGCAGAACCTGTACATGCTTGACCCTGAAGCCATAACTTCCCAATAATTGAAGTTTTACAAATtaaagtcttaaaaaataaagtcttaaaaataacccaatgagttttaaaagcttaaagttttttttttttttttaagctttaaacaGATGTGATCTACAAGAAGGCAGTGAACGTGTGGGCATGTCAAGACGTTAATCTTCAGGCACATACAACTTTTGTACATATTCAGCATCCACACTTCCGAGATGATCCATATACATGAAGAGTTCTACAAGTTTTAAGTTTGGACACagttaaagttaaaaaaaaaatcaacttcaaGAATATCTTAGTTGGGAGCTGCACAGCTGTAACAGAATTAGCTGCCTCTTCTCCTAAGCAGAGTCGTACTACCAGCCTCAGAGCCTGTATTAAGACACCGCTGAGTCACCACAGACCAAACTTCCAAGTTCATCCTCTGCCAGCTGCCACAAACCTTAACTGCATCACAAAAACATTCATGGAACTGGCAGTTGTCAACCGATTTCTCAAACAGTATACAAAACAATTCCCGTGCTACCAGCCCTCATGCTGAATACAGTAAAAGAGcttgcaaataaaacaatttcCACCCACACAAACAGATTACTACTCTATTGTATTTACAGAGTACTGTTCCAGCAAATACAAAGCTGTTTCCTCCACTCCAATGTTTATATCTGAGCTGAGTCCTTACAGTTATCAGGAAAGATGGggataaagcaaataaattacaaGTAACAGACTCAGCAGCAAGCAGTTTTAGCGTAAGCAGTCAGGGCATGCAACTCTCAGCTGCATAAAATGAATGGCTCTCTGCACGACTAATCACACAACAAGAAGAGCTTATGTTTGTGCTGCAGGAGTTTATAATCTGCGTATAACAAACATAATTAGAAGTATTACCTTAAGAGGAAGTTAGTTATTTGTCTGCAGAAATTCCTCCGAGACTTTTGCAGGAATTACCTTTGCTCTCTCCAGCACGTACGTCTGGTATTTTAGGATCTTAAGCTGccacctttatttttattttattgtataaatCAAGTTGAACGTCACaggtatttaataaaatatgtaaccAATCCCATTATGAGGCACTGTACAAGTGCAGAGAACACTTCAGGATCAATACTCAGAGTTCTCAGAGAGCACACAACTGACACGGCTATCTTACCGATTTCTATGGAATGGGCGACCTATACTCAAAGaagcagcatttgttttatATGATCCTGGTGTATTAAAGCCATTCACAAATCCACCGTTAGGAAAGGGGGCCTGCAACAGACAGAACAGTTTCAATggctgaatttaaaagaaaaacgtTTGCAAATACACGAGATCAGTTTCAGCAGTTATTCATCTCATCTGTGTGTACTTTTATGCTGGGCTACTTTACCTAGTATGTTTTAATCTTACTACTAAAGAGAAAACCCCACCAGATAAACAGCCTGCAAATCTACTTCAGTGCCAGCCCTCTTCCTGACAGAGCTACAAAGTTCCTCCGGTAACACTGGCCACTGGCTAATGGAATTCCACAACAAACTTTGACAACGGTAGCCACCCAACAGAGAGACCCACAGCCTATTTGACAGGTTTTATCAGGTCCCTGACCTAATTTATTGTAAAACAGAGGAATCTGACTAGAAAACCTGCCTACTCTGCAGCTGAAAAGCCCACACTGATTTGTTATCCCATCTATTACTGATGCTTTGGGCTAGCTCCCCTTGTTTTCAGCAAGTAGCAGCTGTTACTTACCAGTGGTGTTTCAAAGTAAGGTGCAGGACTTGGAGACCATGTTTGAGGCACAATGCTGTAAATAGAGTACTGCTGAGGACTATATACAGGCTGCATAAACAGTGGTGAGGCAAACTGTGCTTGTGTTTGAACTGGCTGAGTATAAACACTGGAATCTACTACCCGGTAACCATTCTTAGCAAAAAAACGTGTTGATGGCTTTTATCCTTGCCTGTAAGATATCAATTCACATCACAGGCAttagaagggagaaaaggagaagcagaacACGAAATCTTTATTGCCTACTGAAACTGCAACAGAAGGGATGTAAGGGGAAGTAGGTTGGTTACTGCTTACAAATAAGATctggtaaaaataaatgcagattaCTTTCTTAGAACGTGCTAAAAGGAAGGATACATATGCTACTTTAGCTAGAGAATctctgaagtttaaaataacaCGGCTTTCTGTGGCAGTAATTGTTCAGACTCCAACTTTGACAATTGCTCTCGCAGTACAACC
Proteins encoded in this window:
- the LARP4 gene encoding LOW QUALITY PROTEIN: la-related protein 4 (The sequence of the model RefSeq protein was modified relative to this genomic sequence to represent the inferred CDS: inserted 1 base in 1 codon; deleted 2 bases in 2 codons) → MLLFVEVTSKGAGLNPNAKVWQEVPQGSGEAVPPTNGAEHSWQDTAAAQGTHPEGNIEISEDSCKQYEVMYSTPCEATRNGTGVDEAAANGIVLATEDLGYQIYEVSGEGSSAVSTEDIRECLRKQLEFCFSRENLSKDLYLMSQMDSDQFVPIWTIANMEGIKKLTTDMDLILEVLRSSPMVQVDETGEKVRPNHKRCIIILREIPETTPIEEVKALFKNENCPKVISCEFAHNNNWYVTFQSDTDAQQAFKYLREEVKTFQGKPIMARIKAINTFFAKNGYRVVDSSVYTQPVQTQAQFASPLFMQPVYSPQQYSIYSIVPQTWSPSPAPYFETPLAPFPNGGFVNGFNTPGSYKTNAASLSIGRPFHRNRVKPHFRSSNSSEHAVEGPAAASTVSMGDGPLNRTNSRNFVMERHNSTLTGHQDQGYSQKDSPTAQIEQNGDYGIGRGRRNIFRGRRRREDDRISRPQPSAETKTPTPKFDLLASNFPPLPGSTAKIPGEPVLESRMSDIVKGICKEKESKELLSSCPTPAQEEQTHSTVQQPVTSASSSGQSEAVVLSTVQPDSKPEEVAVQKDVTSHTSPSVSVCPVSAAKPPRTNTASSSTNASAAPAVLMQEPRKLSYAEVCQKPPKEPPPVPVQPLRELRTNIVPPAKNEENGTPEKALEKPHDKVEGRMKDYSGFRGNGPPRGAAGXNQGTEAPIWTQIIASGSTATYRQGAVCATSVTKVTLSSQLSLFNWSCGLISSKGDCEKEVFVKGNTELECGLYGEVVEGPKIHL